One genomic window of Salmo salar chromosome ssa12, Ssal_v3.1, whole genome shotgun sequence includes the following:
- the LOC106595271 gene encoding zinc finger protein 664: MSSPSYSPPVEEEEEEEVCWTEKEGLWLNVVVKEEKEEEDITVTKQVEDVTVKEEEDTVLGVKEKGEITVTLEDEETGDRINTRERRDYRGSSGEPQQQHDADEKEKSLSRSKQVKKHQQRPKTKSHCCSDCGKSYLRSDSLKLHLRSHTGEKPFSCSDCGKRFTSSADLKRHQRIHTGEKPFSCSDCGKSFVSSGHLKSHQRTHKVEKPYSCTQCGKSFTHSSSLIVHQRTHTGEKPYNCDHCGKSFLSSGRLTIHQRTHTGEKPYSCDQCGKSFTTSSQLTLHQRTHTGQNPYSCTECGKSFTQSNSLVSHQRTHTGEKPHSCNQCGKSYSDKRSLIKHQKIHEGVVS; the protein is encoded by the exons atgagttcaccaAGCTACTCGCCTCCtgttgaagaagaggaggaggaggaggtctgctggacggagaaagaaggtctgtggctgaacgttgtcgtgaaagaggagaaggaagaggaggatattacagtaacaaaacaagtggaggatgttacagtgaaagaagaagaggataCCGTTCTTGGAGTgaaggagaagggagagataACTGTCACATTGGAAGATGAAGAGACAGGAGATcggattaacacca gagagagacgtgactatcgtggatcctctggggagcctcaacaacaacatgatgctgacgagaaagagaagagtctctccagatcaaaacaagtcaagaaacaccagcagagacccaaaaCTAAAAgtcactgctgctctgattgtgggaagagttacttaagatCAGATTCACTGAAACTACACCTGAGAagtcacactggagagaaaccttttagctgctctgactgtgggaagagattcacctcctcgGCAGATCTTAAAagacatcagagaatccacacaggagaaaaaccttttagctgctctgactgtggaaagagttttgtttCGTCAGGACATTTAAAAtctcaccagagaacacacaaagtagagaaaccctatagctgtactcaatgtgggaagagttttactcactcAAGCAGCTTGatagtacaccagagaacacacacaggagagaaaccttataactgtgatcattgtgggaagagttttctTTCCTCTGGTCGTCTGacaatacaccagagaacacacacaggagagaaaccttacagctgtgatcagtgtgggaagagttttactacatctagccagctgactttgcaccagagaacacacacagggcagaatccttatagctgtactgaatgtgggaagagttttactcagtcaaacagcctggtatcacatcagagaacacacacaggagagaaacctcatagctgtaatcaatgtgggaagagttactctgataaaagatctctgattaaacatcagaaaattcatgaaggagttgtttcatga